Genomic DNA from Candidatus Eisenbacteria bacterium:
GGGTGGCCAGCTTCGCCTCGTCCACCTCCACGTGGATCTCCTCCTCCAGCCCGCCGCGCACGCGCACGGAGGCGACCCCCTCGAGCGATTCCAGGTCCTTCTTCAAGACCCGATCCGCCAGATAACGGAGCGTCACCAGGTCTTTCTCGCCGTGGAGCCCGATGCGGAGAATCGGATCGAGTGAGGGGTCGTAACGGAGAAGGACGGGAAGCTCGACGTCCTCGGGGAGGTCGACCAGGTCGATCTTCTCGCGCACGTCGAGCGCCGCGTAGTCCATGTTGGTCTTCCAGGCGAACTCGAGGGTGATCTCCGATACGCCGGGCCGCGACACGGAGCGCAGGTTGCGGAGGCCCCGCACCACCGAGACCGCTTCCTCCAGCGGCTCGGTGACCAGCTTCTCCACCTCGGCCGGCGCCGAGTCCGGGTAGAGGGTGCGAACGGTGAGTGTGGGATAGGAGATCTCCGGGAGCAGGTTCAGGGGGAGGCGGGAAAGAGCGACGGCCCCGAAGAGCACCGCCGCCAGCGTGACCATCGTAACGGTGACCGGCCGTTTCATCGAGCCTTCGACGATTCGCATATTACTTGTCGAAGCGGCTCGTCGTGTCGGCCGTCTCCGCCTCCTCCTCCGAATCGGATTGTTCCTCGTGCCGTTTCACTTCGCGGATCTTGGACCCGCTCTTGAGGGCGCCCTGGCCGACGCTCACCACGCGGTCGCCCGGTTCGAGCCCTCCGGAAACCTCCACCAGCGTGTCGTTTCCGCCGGCGGCGATGATGGGGATCTTCACGACCGAATCGCCCACGGCGCGGAAAACGTAGCTCTCCGATCCCTCGGGGACGAGCGCCCTCTTGGGGATGACGAGCACCCCCTCGTGAACGTCCGTCTCCACCTTCACGCGAACGAAGGAGCCGGGCCGCAGCGAGCCCTTTCGCTCCCTCACGATGCAGGTCACCTTGATCGTGCCGGTGCGGCTGTCCACCACCGGGGCGACGCGGACCACTTCCCCCTCCACCTCTTCCCCGCCGTCCCTGTCCGAACGGACCATCACCCTCTGGCCCGGCGAGAGTCGGACCGCCACCGCTTCGGGGAGATAGACGCAGGCGAGGAGCGGCTCGGTGTCCACGAGCGTGAAGAGCGCCGCGCCGACGGCGACGGTCCGCCCCGGATCGACGAGGCGCGCCGCGATTTGGCCGGAGAAGGGGGCCCGGATCTCGGTATAGGAGAGCCGCAATTCGGCCGCCTTTCTCTGGGCATCCGCCTGTTCGAACTGGCTGCGGGCGTCGTGGAGGTCCTTGTCGCTGGTGAACTCCTGACGGTGCAGCGCCTCGGCCCGCTCCAGGTCCCCGCGGAAGGCGCGCGCCCGGGCGTCCGCCTCCTCGAGCGCCACTCGCTGGACCGCGCCGTCGAGCACGGCGAGGATCTGCCCTTCCCGGACCAAGTCCCCCTCTTCCACCAGGATCTTCCGGATCGTCCCGTCGATCTTGGCGAGAACGTCCGCCTGCTTCTCCGGCTCCAACGTCGCGGTGGCGCCGATGTATGACGGGAGGTCCCGCGTCTCCGCCGCGACCAGCTCGACCGGAACCGCCTCCTCCTTCTCCTCCTCGGGCTTCTCCTTGTTCCTATTGAAGATCCGGCTGAGGAAACCGCCCCGGTCCGCGGGGGCGGCGAGGCTGTCCGTTGCGGCGCTGTCCGGCGCCGAAGCCGAGTCCGGCGCCGAAATCGCCGCCGCGCTGTCTCCCGTCGCTTCCACCGCCGCCTGGGCGACGCGGGGCTCCTCGGATCGTCCGCATCCCGACCCGAGGGCGAGAAGGAGGAGCGCGAGTACCAGAATCGAAGAAATCCAAAGGAAGCATTCCCGGTACCCGAGGGATCGGAGAGAGCCGGCTCGCGCCGCCCCACGAACAGCGTCCGGGCGGCGGCGTGGCTGGTTTCCCGGCCGGGGGGGAGTGGGCCTATGGGTTTGCATGAAAAGCCTCCACGGCGAAGGAGATGATTTGCCGAGTCCGGAAAGAATACGGTCCCTGCGGTGATTCGGTTCCATGAGACCGGGGGTCCCTCTTCCTCTCTTTGAGACGACCATTCCCGGCGGAACGTTTCAGATTTCGGCTTCCTCCGGTCGATGAGGACCGGCGCCGATGCCGGTGCCGCGTCGAATACCGATTACCGGCCCCTTCTCTTCAAACGAGGGGGCGGGCTCGAGAAGCGATGAAGGAAAGTGGCTCCCCCGCGCGCGGGAAGGGCCCGTGACGGAATCTTCCGACGCGGCCCGGGCTAGAAGAACGCGAGGGTGGCCGGCAGGTAGCGGCTCATGTCGGCGTAGGATCGGTCGGACTGAAAGAGGAGCATCTCCCTGTTCCGAAAACCGGCGCCGAGGAAAAACCGGTACATCTCTCCATTTTTGTTCGGGCAGAAGACGAGAATCCCGTCCCGCCCCTCTTCCAGGGCGAAACGCGCCGTCTCCGCCGCCGCCGGGATCAGGTCCGACGGATCCGCCGCGCCGACGGGGGCGAGAAAGCCCCTTTCATCCAGCATGCCGTAGGCGACTCGGCGCCCCCCGCGCCGGAAGAGGACGATTCGCCCGCCCCCCTCGCCGCGCCAGAAGTCCCACTCCTCCGGCCGGGCGAAGCCGCGGATCCTCTTTTCCAGGCGGTGAATCCAGGCGAAGTCTTCTTCTCGGAGGTCGAGAACCCTCTCCAGGCCGGCCGGTTCGGGGAGGCGTATCTTCTCCCGGCGACCCTCCATCAGTGTGATCAGCTCCTTCGGGATCATGCCGAAGCTGCTGTAGAGCCCGACCGCCTGCATGTTGTACGTGAAGGTGCCGAGAGAGTGGACCATGCCCGGGCCGTCGCGCCACACCTTCCGGAGCAACCGGCCGCCGACGCCGCGGTCCTGGTAGCGGGGATGGACGAAAAGCCAGGCCAGATACCACTGGCGGCCGCGCTGCAGCGCGCCGGCGAAACCGACCAATCGCGAGCCGGCCCAGGCGCAGACCATCTTGTCCGGATCGGTTTCGAACACGTGCCGGATGAGAGGGGACGGCCCGGTGACGCGGCTCAGCATCACCTCTTTACCGGTCCGGACCCGCAGATCGTTCGCGGTGGACAGGATCAGGCGGGTGGCGGCGAGCAGGTCCTTCTTCCGGCACTTTCGATATCGAATTTCGACGGGGGGCATGCGTCTCTCCTGCAAACGCTCCATCGGGAAAGGAGAAGGGGGGCGGCGGCCGCGGGGACCGCCGCCCTCCCGCGAATCGCATTACCGGTTCAGCTCCTTGCGGAAGGCTTCACGGCTGTAGTCGGGGGCGGGCCCGAACTCGGGCTTCACCGGCGGATGCTCGGCGTGCAGGCGGAGCACCTCCTGAATCGCGCGATCGAGTTGAGCGTCCACGCCGCGGCCGAGATCCTGGGGCAGGTTCTCCACCTCGATATCCGGATCGACGCCGCGGTTTTCCATCCCCCAGCCGCGGACCCGGTCCCAGTGGGCGTACTCGGGCTGCGTTTCCATCCCGCCGTCCACGAAAGGCTTGTCGCCGCGGATGCCGACCACGCCGCCCCAGGAGCGCTTGCCGATCACCGGCGCGGCGCCGGTGAGTTGGATCGCGTTCGGTCCGATGTCGCCGTCCGATCCGGCGAACTCGTTCGTGAGCGCCACGAAGGGACCGTTCAGCAGCTTGTCCGGGTAGCTCGAGACACCGCCGCCGCGGGAGCGGCCCCACATGATCGGTTTCCGAAGCAGGCGGCTCACGATCATCTGCGAGACGTTGCCGCCGCCGTTCCACCGGAAATCGACGACCATCCCTTCCTTGTCGAGCTGCGGGTAGAACCATTTGTCGAATTCCGAAAGTCCCCAGCCTCCCATGTCCGGGATGTGGACGTAGGCGATCTTTCCGCCCGACTTCTCCGCCACGTACTCCCGGTTGCGGCGCACCCAATCGTGATAATGGAGCCGGAAAGCGTCCCCGCTATCCATCGGCTCGATCACGATCTCGCGGGCCCCTTTCGGATCGTTGCGGTCGTTCACGGTGAGGAGCACCTTCTTGCCGGCCAGTTCCTCCAGGCTCGCCTCGAAGGGACGATCCGCCGGGAAAGGAAGCCGATTCACGGCGAGGATGTATTCACCCTCCTTCACGTTCACGCCCGGCTCGTCGAGGGGCGAACGGATCCGATCGACCATCGAGGCGCGGTAGATCCGCTGCACGCGGTAGGCACTCCCCTCGCGTACCAGCACGGCGCCCAGGTCGCCGTTGGAACGGCTCGGAACCTTCACGCCCGAATCGCCCCCCCAGATGTACGTATGGGAGTTGCAGAGTTCGCCGATCACCTCTTTCATCAGATCCTGCAGTTCCTCGCGCGTGGAGATCCGCGGCAGGAGCGCGGCGTACTGGTCGCCCACCGCCTTCCAATCGACGCCGTGCATTCCCTCGTCCCAGTAGAAGTCCCGCATCATCCGCCAGCCTTCGTAGTAGATCTGGCGCCACTCGTCGAGCGGGTCCAGCTCGATATGCACGTTCTCGAAGGAGACGGCGGCGTCGGAGAGATCGTCACCGGGCTTCGAGGAGGCGCCGATCACGTACAGGTCCCCTTCCCCCTTGGCGACCACCATCTTCCCCGCCTTCGGGTTCAGCTCGAAGTGGGTGACGCCGCCGAGGAACTTCTCCGCCTCCTTCTCCTCCCAATCGAAGGCCATCAGCTCGGCGGAGCGCTTCCCTTTCCGGAACTCGCCGGTGCGGTCGAAGTGGGGCCAAGACTCGAAGAAGACCTTGTCCGTCGTCGCCTGGAGGTTGTAGTAGCGGCCCGGGTCGACGGGAAGCTCCAGGGTCCTTTCCTCGATTCCGGTGAAGTCGATTTCCACCGGCTCGACGGCTTCGTCCTCCCCGCCCTTCTCCTCGTCGTCGTCCTTCTTCTTCTCGTCCTTCTCCGCTTTGTCATCCTCTTCGTCGCCCGGGGGGAGCCCTTCCATCTCGAGGAAGGGATTCTCCACGTCCGGCCGGAGCAGGATCGCGTAGACGAGAGACGGGTAGAGGGTGACCGTCTCGTAATCGCGCATCCCCTGGAAGGGCTGCACCGCCCGCTGGCTCAGGAAGTAGAGATAGCGGCCGTCCGGATCCCAGGAGGGGGAGTAATCGTCGGCCAGCTCGCTCGTGACCCGGCGGGTCTTCCGATCCTTCGTGTCGTAAATGAAGATGGAGGAGAATTCCGTTTCATGGTTCTTGGCGTAGGCGAGCCAGCGGCCGTCGGGGCTCCAGGCGTACTCGCGGATCTCGTCGATCGTCCCGCGGTCCACCAATTGCGCCTCACCGCCGTCGGCGGGCACGACCCTCAGGCTCTGGGTCTGATCGGCGAAGGCGATCCACTTCCCGTCCGGCGAATAGATCGGCGGAAAGAGCCAGTTGCTCTCCACGGGAACGGCGATCTCCTTCTCCTCTCCGCGACCCCAGGCGTCGGCGCTCACCATGCGCTCCTCCCCCTTGTCGTCGGAGACGTACAGGACGCGCTTCCCCTTCGGATCGAAGTCGATCCAACGCTCGCGGGCGCCGCTCCCCCGGGTGAGGGGAAGGGTGATCCCCTTCTCGACGGGAATGGAAAAGATTTCACCGCGGGCGACCACCGCCACCCGTTCACCGTCCGGCGAAAGGGCGAAGGAGGACACATAGCGCCCCGGGTCGGGATAGCGAACGCGGGTGCGAAGCCGCTCGCTGGGGATATCGATGGGGATCACCTCGTCGGTCCCCTTCGCCGTATCGAAGAGGTGGATATCGCCGGCGGCGGTGAAGACGATCTTCCCCTCCGGCCCCATGGCGGCGTGCCGGATATCCCATTTGCCGTAATCGGTGTGTCTCTTGAGCTCGCTCCCGTCGGGACGCATGGACCAGATGTTCATCGTCCCGCCCTGGTCGCGGAGGAACCAGATCCTCCCGCCGTGCCACATCGGGTTATGGTCGATCCCGTCGAAACCGGTCACATTCCTGTAATCCGACCTCTCCGGATCGCCGACCCAGATCTCGGGCGCCGTGCCGCCGCGGTACCGCTTCCAGGTGCCGCCGCCGCGGAGCCGCGTGAATGCGTACCGCCCGGTCAACGGATCGACGGAGAAATCATGCACGTATCCGATGGGGACCTCTTGGGGATCGCCGCCGGCGACGGGGACGGACCAGAGGGCGGCCGTCCTCATCAGCGTGTTCCTGTTGCTGATGAAGAAGACGCTCTTGCCGTCGGGAGACCAGTCGACGACCAGGTCGATGAAGGGGCTCCAGGTGAGCCGCCGCGGCTCGCCGCCGTCGGCGGGGATGACGAACACGTCCGTGTTGCCGTCATAGGATCCGGTGAAGGCGATCCACTTCCCGTCGGGCGAGAAACGCGGAAAGACCTCCGATCCCACGTGGGTGGTGATCCTCCGCACCTGCTCTCCATAAGATGTGCAGGTCCAGAGGTCTCCTTCCGCGGTGAACACCAACCGATCGCCGTGGATGTCCGGGTCCATCAGATACCCGGAACGGGCCTCCGCGAAAGGCGCGGCCGCCCCGAAGGCGCAGAGGGCGACCGATAGCGCGAACAGACGAATAAACAAGGTGTTCCAGTGTCTCATCCTTCTTGATTCTCCTTTCCCTTCCCGCGGGAGGATCCGGTGGGCCGCCGGTGGCTTCCATGGAACAATATCACTTATTAAGACGGAGCCGGTCGGAGAAAGATCCCCGTTTTTTTGATCGGACCGCCGGGGACGATGCGGCGGCCGATCGAGTCCGCGAAAGAGGCGCGGCGGGTGAAAAAAGGGCGCCGCGGCCTTCTCGCCCGCGACGCCCTTGATGTCGAACAAGCCGATTCGCCGGCTTACAGGAAAATCTGCATCTGCACGACGAACTTGTCGTTGGTGACCTCGTTCTGCCCGTCGTCCTCGGTCACCGTGGAGAAAGAGGCGCTCGCCTTCCAGTTGTTCTTGTGGAAGTAGTAGTTGGCGCCGGCGGTGATCTCCGTGTCCTCGGGGTCCCCCTCGTAATCGATCGTGGAGAAGCGGCCGAAGAGTTGAACCTTCTCCGCGGTCGGGATCGGGAAAACGGCGGCCTGGACGTAGAAGCCGTTGTCCGTCGACTCGGCGCCGCCGTCCGGCTCGGTCTTCCGGCTGAAGTACTCCGCCTGGGCGATCACCTTCCGCCAGTTGAAGACCGCCTCGCCGCCGAAACCGGTCATGTCCGTCACCGGATCGGTGGTGGTGGCGTCGGTCTTGTTCAGGTAGAACTTGCCGCCGATGGAGAGGAGCGGATCTTCGGGCTTCGCCAGGCCGGTCTCGTCGCAGGCGAGCGCGCCGAGGGGATGGAGAAGCACCTTGCCGGCATAGAGGAAGTTGGTGTCGTCGTTCACCCTGGCGCTGCCGCCGTTCCCGTTCCAGGCCCCCACTTCGTACTCGACCAGGTGATCCTGGAAGGAGCCGACCGCCTTGAGGCCCGTGTCGAACTTGAGGGAGAACTCACCCGTTACGATGCTGACGTCCGGCGTGAGTCTCTTCATCCATCCCGTCAGGTAGCCGCGGGAATACCCGGTCTTCTGGCGGCCCGCGCGAAGCTGGAACTCGTCGGCGAACTCGTAATCCAGTCGGGCGTGGAGGAGCTTGACCTGCGTGGTGGTCGCGTTTGACAGTTCATATTGAAAATAATATTTGAGCCGCGGATCGACCACGCTACCTTTGAAGATGATCCTGGCTTTCTCGACGCTGAGCTCGGGCTTCTCTTCCCCTACCTCGGGCATGTAAACCTGGAGACGCTGCTGCATCCCGCCGGTGAAGAGGAAAGAGTAATTTCCCGTTTCATCGACGATCTGAAAACCGTTCTTCCAGCCGGTGAAAGAACAGTCCTTCCCCGCCGACGCGATCGCCGGCAGCGCCGCGATCAACACCGCCGCCAAGATCGCGGAAACCAACATGGTTCTCTTCATTCGGTACCTCCCCATTCCTTCCCCCACCAGCGGGGGAAAACATTTCCGCTCGCCTCCCGCGAGAATAGTCGAAACACCCCCCCCTTGATCAACAGAATTCTGTCTATAACAGCATGAAATCAAGAGATTTCCCGTGTTGAGGTTTTCAAACGGTATCCTTTCGGTTTAACTCGTATTCACCCGCGCGCTTCTCTTTCGATTCGCCGGACCGGATGCGCGACGAAGACTCGCTCGGCGAGAGCCCTGTTGGATCGCGCCCTTCCTTGTATTATGATTTTCTCGTGACGAATCGGAGACGCGCCCGCCGGGGACGGAGAGAACGCCCGGGAGCGGAGCGCCGAAACCGAGCGGATACCGCCGCCGTCACGGACCGGGGGGAGCTTCATGAAGGCATCCGACCTGTTTCTCCGCGCCCTGGAAGAGGAGGGAGTGGAGTACATCTTCGGAGTCCCGGGCGAGGAGAACGCGGACATCATGATCTCCCTCCTCGACTCGCCGATCCGGTTCATCATGAATCGGCACGAGCAGGGCTCCGCTTTTCAGGCGGATCTGTACGGGCGGTTCACGCGCAAGCCCGGCGTCTGTCTGGGCACGCTGGGACCGGGGGCGACCAACCTGGTCACCGGCGTGGCGAACGCCCACTTCGACCGGTCTCCGGTGGTGGCGATCACCGGACAGGCGCCGACCCGCCGCCTCCACAAGGAATCGCACCAGAACATGAACGCCGTCGCTCTCTTCGCGCCGATCACCAAATGGTCTACGTCGGTGCGCCGGGCGGAGAACATCCCCGAGGTTATTCGCAAGGCATTCAAGCTCGCCACCACCGAGAAGTCCGGAGCGGTGCACATCGAGCTTCCCGAGGACATCGCGCGAAGCGAGACCGACGCGGTCCCCC
This window encodes:
- a CDS encoding PD40 domain-containing protein, producing MRHWNTLFIRLFALSVALCAFGAAAPFAEARSGYLMDPDIHGDRLVFTAEGDLWTCTSYGEQVRRITTHVGSEVFPRFSPDGKWIAFTGSYDGNTDVFVIPADGGEPRRLTWSPFIDLVVDWSPDGKSVFFISNRNTLMRTAALWSVPVAGGDPQEVPIGYVHDFSVDPLTGRYAFTRLRGGGTWKRYRGGTAPEIWVGDPERSDYRNVTGFDGIDHNPMWHGGRIWFLRDQGGTMNIWSMRPDGSELKRHTDYGKWDIRHAAMGPEGKIVFTAAGDIHLFDTAKGTDEVIPIDIPSERLRTRVRYPDPGRYVSSFALSPDGERVAVVARGEIFSIPVEKGITLPLTRGSGARERWIDFDPKGKRVLYVSDDKGEERMVSADAWGRGEEKEIAVPVESNWLFPPIYSPDGKWIAFADQTQSLRVVPADGGEAQLVDRGTIDEIREYAWSPDGRWLAYAKNHETEFSSIFIYDTKDRKTRRVTSELADDYSPSWDPDGRYLYFLSQRAVQPFQGMRDYETVTLYPSLVYAILLRPDVENPFLEMEGLPPGDEEDDKAEKDEKKKDDDEEKGGEDEAVEPVEIDFTGIEERTLELPVDPGRYYNLQATTDKVFFESWPHFDRTGEFRKGKRSAELMAFDWEEKEAEKFLGGVTHFELNPKAGKMVVAKGEGDLYVIGASSKPGDDLSDAAVSFENVHIELDPLDEWRQIYYEGWRMMRDFYWDEGMHGVDWKAVGDQYAALLPRISTREELQDLMKEVIGELCNSHTYIWGGDSGVKVPSRSNGDLGAVLVREGSAYRVQRIYRASMVDRIRSPLDEPGVNVKEGEYILAVNRLPFPADRPFEASLEELAGKKVLLTVNDRNDPKGAREIVIEPMDSGDAFRLHYHDWVRRNREYVAEKSGGKIAYVHIPDMGGWGLSEFDKWFYPQLDKEGMVVDFRWNGGGNVSQMIVSRLLRKPIMWGRSRGGGVSSYPDKLLNGPFVALTNEFAGSDGDIGPNAIQLTGAAPVIGKRSWGGVVGIRGDKPFVDGGMETQPEYAHWDRVRGWGMENRGVDPDIEVENLPQDLGRGVDAQLDRAIQEVLRLHAEHPPVKPEFGPAPDYSREAFRKELNR
- a CDS encoding efflux RND transporter periplasmic adaptor subunit produces the protein MQTHRPTPPRPGNQPRRRPDAVRGAARAGSLRSLGYRECFLWISSILVLALLLLALGSGCGRSEEPRVAQAAVEATGDSAAAISAPDSASAPDSAATDSLAAPADRGGFLSRIFNRNKEKPEEEKEEAVPVELVAAETRDLPSYIGATATLEPEKQADVLAKIDGTIRKILVEEGDLVREGQILAVLDGAVQRVALEEADARARAFRGDLERAEALHRQEFTSDKDLHDARSQFEQADAQRKAAELRLSYTEIRAPFSGQIAARLVDPGRTVAVGAALFTLVDTEPLLACVYLPEAVAVRLSPGQRVMVRSDRDGGEEVEGEVVRVAPVVDSRTGTIKVTCIVRERKGSLRPGSFVRVKVETDVHEGVLVIPKRALVPEGSESYVFRAVGDSVVKIPIIAAGGNDTLVEVSGGLEPGDRVVSVGQGALKSGSKIREVKRHEEQSDSEEEAETADTTSRFDK
- a CDS encoding GNAT family N-acetyltransferase; this encodes MPPVEIRYRKCRKKDLLAATRLILSTANDLRVRTGKEVMLSRVTGPSPLIRHVFETDPDKMVCAWAGSRLVGFAGALQRGRQWYLAWLFVHPRYQDRGVGGRLLRKVWRDGPGMVHSLGTFTYNMQAVGLYSSFGMIPKELITLMEGRREKIRLPEPAGLERVLDLREEDFAWIHRLEKRIRGFARPEEWDFWRGEGGGRIVLFRRGGRRVAYGMLDERGFLAPVGAADPSDLIPAAAETARFALEEGRDGILVFCPNKNGEMYRFFLGAGFRNREMLLFQSDRSYADMSRYLPATLAFF